From Leptotrichia wadei, one genomic window encodes:
- a CDS encoding sodium:proton symporter: MKKNTDKLVTKQDNPLGLILFSIIYFLVQEGIYPALAYLFWFASALFSTALFLAAPEHILKISVIVFSVICLIIILGIMYFLGYLCKGFLKKMNKKALIWIMIAILVYFVFRAIFENKNSSIMSYLTNGKKYIFCIMSHISFVIGAFYNDKVKKILGSIKFKRK; this comes from the coding sequence ATGAAAAAAAATACAGATAAACTTGTGACGAAACAGGATAATCCTTTAGGATTAATTTTATTTTCAATAATTTATTTTTTAGTTCAGGAGGGGATATATCCAGCATTAGCATATTTATTTTGGTTTGCTTCTGCATTATTTTCTACAGCACTTTTTTTGGCAGCTCCAGAACATATTTTGAAGATTTCTGTAATTGTGTTTTCGGTGATTTGCTTGATAATAATATTGGGAATTATGTATTTTTTAGGATATTTGTGCAAAGGATTTTTGAAAAAAATGAATAAAAAGGCATTAATTTGGATAATGATTGCAATATTGGTTTATTTTGTGTTTAGAGCTATTTTTGAAAATAAAAATAGTTCGATAATGTCTTATTTGACAAATGGGAAAAAATATATATTTTGTATAATGTCACATATTTCATTTGTAATCGGAGCATTTTATAACGACAAAGTTAAGAAAATTTTAGGCAGTATAAAATTTAAAAGAAAATAG
- a CDS encoding MerT protein, giving the protein MEKNEDKVMSKAKGFLVLVLFTVIYFFFQKTIYPILALLFWLIFAMPLAGVIINSLEILNLPEIVINIIGIVISGIALIIVLILVFYLGYLCSKFLKKMNKTVLGGAMIAILIYFVHKIFTETDESTAMFAPTAREIHIFCTASHIFYTIGVFYSDKVNKILDRIKFKRKNK; this is encoded by the coding sequence ATGGAAAAAAATGAAGATAAAGTTATGTCAAAAGCAAAAGGCTTTTTAGTATTAGTTTTATTTACAGTAATTTACTTTTTCTTTCAGAAAACAATATATCCGATATTAGCACTTTTGTTCTGGCTGATTTTTGCGATGCCGTTAGCAGGTGTAATTATTAATTCTCTAGAAATTTTAAATCTTCCAGAAATAGTTATTAATATTATTGGTATTGTAATTTCAGGAATTGCTTTGATAATTGTGCTTATACTTGTATTTTACTTGGGATATTTGTGCAGTAAATTTTTGAAAAAAATGAATAAAACTGTATTAGGTGGTGCAATGATAGCAATTTTAATTTATTTTGTGCATAAAATTTTTACAGAAACAGATGAGAGTACAGCAATGTTTGCACCAACAGCACGGGAAATACATATTTTCTGTACAGCATCACATATTTTTTATACAATCGGGGTATTTTATAGCGACAAAGTTAATAAAATATTAGATAGAATAAAATTTAAAAGAAAAAATAAATAA